A section of the Polyangium spumosum genome encodes:
- a CDS encoding PEGA domain-containing protein — MKKSRRIALAVALSLPVIPLVVSAQQPAGGAPTPAPAEKQAEPTKEAKEEASRRFKRGIELFGEGDYRAALVEFRRANELAPNYNVLYNIGNVYFQLQDYANALISFEKYLAAGGANIDPKRRADVEKDIEKLRTRVARVEITTSVPDADVTIDDVPVGKTPFAKPILVNPGRHRIVATKEGRTSASKLIEVASFDSERVTLDLAEITKPTETGTAPTALPTATATTPATTSTGPVTPPPPPPKSIPWAGWGVTGALAVGAIATGALALSKNSELADLRTLEAGETPPTKQALEDAASSTGTMALVSDIFTGAAVVAGVVTLVFTLRDPAPPAGTAPAKTGFVKRLDLGVSPTGVNISGSF, encoded by the coding sequence ATGAAGAAATCCCGACGCATCGCCCTCGCGGTCGCCCTCTCGCTCCCCGTCATCCCCCTCGTCGTGTCGGCCCAGCAGCCCGCAGGCGGGGCCCCCACCCCGGCCCCCGCAGAGAAGCAGGCCGAGCCCACGAAGGAAGCCAAGGAAGAAGCGTCGCGGCGCTTCAAGCGTGGCATCGAGCTCTTCGGCGAAGGCGACTACCGCGCCGCGCTCGTCGAGTTCCGCCGCGCCAACGAGCTCGCCCCGAATTACAACGTCCTCTACAACATCGGGAACGTCTACTTCCAGCTTCAGGACTACGCGAACGCGCTCATCTCGTTCGAGAAGTACCTGGCCGCGGGCGGCGCCAACATCGATCCGAAGCGCCGCGCCGACGTGGAGAAGGACATCGAGAAGCTGCGCACCCGCGTCGCGCGCGTGGAGATCACGACGAGCGTCCCGGACGCCGACGTGACGATCGACGACGTGCCCGTCGGCAAGACGCCCTTCGCGAAGCCGATCCTCGTCAACCCCGGTCGCCACCGGATCGTGGCGACGAAAGAAGGGCGCACGAGCGCGTCGAAGCTCATCGAGGTCGCGAGCTTCGACTCCGAGCGGGTGACGCTCGACCTCGCCGAGATCACGAAGCCGACCGAGACCGGGACCGCCCCCACGGCGCTGCCCACGGCCACGGCGACGACGCCCGCGACGACGAGCACGGGGCCCGTGACCCCGCCGCCCCCGCCGCCCAAGTCGATCCCGTGGGCGGGATGGGGCGTGACGGGCGCGCTCGCGGTCGGCGCGATCGCCACGGGCGCGCTCGCGCTCTCGAAGAACAGCGAGCTCGCGGATCTGCGCACGCTCGAGGCCGGCGAGACGCCGCCGACGAAACAAGCGCTCGAGGACGCCGCGAGCTCGACGGGGACGATGGCGCTCGTGAGCGACATCTTCACGGGCGCAGCCGTCGTGGCCGGCGTCGTGACGCTGGTCTTCACCTTGCGTGATCCGGCGCCACCCGCGGGCACGGCGCCCGCGAAGACGGGCTTCGTCAAGCGCCTCGATCTCGGCGTGTCGCCGACGGGCGTGAACATCTCCGGCAGCTTCTGA
- a CDS encoding dynamin family protein, producing the protein MARLVESLSNFFGRVEILARGLENERRAAELALQRDRPLEARDLARTILASVPGSPLGLALWADAAEDAGLDHEAAEALAELATLVPWRADVWLRLGQARARMGDMRAAEALERAADAPEEREAARLALLDLCDRDLWAGDPARAGRWLDRIGTPLAVIMASGTELPAAPGGAGGAARLVRAEPSSVDREVALRRAECALALGDVAAAARYAPVLDPERIDGRGALVLARLAFAEGQWSSALDLGLRACILDAPGSAELLTALIASCRDVVLVDRARRVVTAAGLLEEPAWAAAFAFAEGRRADARAALSRGLSAGHAGAAAALLRLATETRDLDALHALAARDPGRLPEDLRTLREGAVLAAEGRHRAALAKLERVSGEAAAWAAEIASGVITSWVPGEGIAAWPDLLDELGRSARALERLDLVTSVEAIAVERERPLRVAVVGEFNAGKSTFLNALLGEDVAPTGVLPTTATLHWVAWAPDPFARIVVRGAPDRVVPHAGLKSALKSLAADGARVERVFIYAPIERLKRVEILDTPGFNAPDPDHIAAARQAFDEAHVAVWLLDASGPMKESERRVLSEIEGLGVPVQILVNKADRLSPAELAHVLVHVQKSLEETGIGSYAPPLAFSARLSLKGKLGDAAALEASGWAGVEALFAERIVDRSAQLRERALRRRALRIARELATVAAARAAEDRTKIEETRATHEALRAAAAKLRHDRRTIAASIENALEPARRALVADLRPLGDLTDERKRTDPGLEAYVEERFVARLTDPLVQEIARHAGVAAPPAAGASVRAALMGAVAALPAPAERVDRPLGRVLEAAIVAFAAALVAAAEVGLPAAPFALLSQRAAMIESALAAKA; encoded by the coding sequence ATGGCGCGGCTCGTCGAAAGCCTATCGAACTTCTTCGGGCGGGTCGAAATCCTGGCGCGTGGCCTCGAGAACGAGCGCCGCGCCGCGGAGCTCGCGCTCCAGCGGGACCGTCCGCTCGAAGCGCGGGACCTCGCGAGGACGATCCTCGCGAGCGTGCCTGGATCGCCGCTCGGACTCGCGCTCTGGGCAGACGCCGCCGAGGACGCGGGCCTCGATCACGAGGCCGCCGAGGCGCTCGCCGAGCTCGCGACGCTCGTGCCATGGCGCGCCGACGTGTGGCTCAGGCTCGGTCAGGCGCGGGCGCGCATGGGCGACATGCGCGCCGCAGAGGCGCTCGAGCGCGCGGCCGACGCGCCTGAAGAGCGTGAAGCCGCGCGGCTCGCGCTGCTCGACCTGTGTGATCGTGACCTCTGGGCCGGCGATCCGGCGCGGGCCGGTCGCTGGCTCGATCGGATCGGTACGCCGCTCGCGGTCATCATGGCGAGCGGGACGGAGCTGCCTGCGGCGCCCGGGGGGGCCGGGGGCGCAGCTCGGCTCGTCCGAGCGGAGCCCTCGAGCGTGGACCGCGAAGTCGCGCTGCGGCGGGCCGAGTGCGCGCTCGCGCTCGGCGACGTGGCCGCGGCTGCGCGGTATGCGCCGGTCCTCGATCCCGAGCGGATCGACGGTCGCGGCGCGCTCGTCCTCGCGCGGCTCGCGTTCGCGGAGGGGCAATGGTCGAGCGCGCTCGACCTCGGCCTGCGCGCCTGCATCCTCGACGCGCCGGGCTCCGCGGAGCTCTTGACCGCGCTCATCGCGAGCTGCCGCGACGTCGTGCTCGTCGATCGAGCGCGCCGCGTCGTGACGGCAGCCGGGCTCCTCGAGGAGCCTGCGTGGGCCGCGGCGTTCGCGTTCGCCGAGGGCCGCCGGGCCGACGCGCGCGCGGCCCTCTCGCGTGGCCTCTCTGCCGGGCACGCAGGCGCCGCGGCCGCGCTGCTCAGGCTCGCCACCGAGACGCGAGACCTCGACGCTCTGCACGCGCTCGCGGCGCGGGATCCGGGCCGCCTGCCCGAGGATCTGCGCACGCTCCGCGAGGGCGCCGTGCTCGCGGCCGAGGGCCGTCATCGCGCGGCGCTCGCCAAGCTCGAGCGCGTCTCGGGCGAGGCCGCCGCGTGGGCCGCCGAGATCGCGAGCGGCGTCATCACGAGCTGGGTCCCGGGGGAGGGGATCGCCGCCTGGCCCGATCTGCTCGACGAGCTCGGCCGCTCCGCGCGCGCGCTCGAGCGGCTCGACCTCGTCACGAGCGTGGAGGCGATCGCCGTCGAGCGCGAGCGACCGCTGCGCGTCGCCGTCGTGGGCGAGTTCAACGCCGGCAAGAGCACCTTCCTGAACGCGCTGCTCGGCGAGGACGTCGCGCCGACGGGCGTCTTGCCGACGACCGCGACGCTGCACTGGGTCGCGTGGGCGCCGGATCCGTTCGCGCGCATCGTGGTGCGTGGGGCGCCCGATCGCGTCGTACCGCATGCCGGCTTGAAGTCTGCTTTGAAGAGCCTCGCCGCCGATGGCGCGCGGGTCGAGCGGGTCTTCATCTACGCGCCGATCGAGCGGCTCAAGCGCGTGGAGATCCTCGACACGCCGGGCTTCAACGCGCCCGATCCGGATCACATCGCCGCGGCGAGGCAGGCCTTCGACGAGGCGCACGTCGCCGTCTGGCTCCTCGACGCGAGCGGCCCGATGAAGGAGAGCGAGCGGCGCGTGCTCTCCGAGATCGAGGGCCTCGGCGTGCCCGTGCAGATCCTCGTCAACAAGGCCGATCGCCTCTCGCCCGCGGAGCTCGCGCACGTCCTCGTGCACGTGCAGAAGAGCCTCGAGGAGACGGGGATCGGCTCGTACGCGCCGCCGCTCGCGTTCTCCGCGCGGCTCTCCTTGAAGGGAAAGCTCGGCGACGCCGCCGCGCTCGAGGCTTCGGGGTGGGCGGGCGTCGAGGCGCTCTTCGCCGAGCGGATCGTCGATCGCTCCGCGCAGCTACGCGAGCGCGCCCTCCGCCGCAGGGCGCTGCGCATCGCGCGCGAGCTCGCGACGGTCGCGGCCGCGCGCGCCGCGGAGGATCGCACGAAGATCGAGGAGACGCGGGCGACGCACGAGGCGCTCCGCGCGGCCGCGGCCAAGCTTCGCCACGATCGCCGCACGATCGCTGCCTCGATCGAGAACGCCCTCGAGCCTGCGCGGCGCGCGCTCGTCGCGGATCTGCGCCCGCTCGGCGATCTCACCGACGAACGAAAGCGCACCGATCCCGGGCTCGAGGCGTACGTCGAAGAGCGCTTCGTTGCCAGGCTCACGGACCCTCTCGTGCAGGAGATCGCGCGTCACGCCGGCGTCGCCGCGCCGCCTGCGGCCGGGGCTTCGGTGCGCGCGGCGCTCATGGGCGCGGTGGCGGCGCTCCCGGCGCCTGCCGAGCGTGTCGATCGTCCGCTCGGGCGCGTCCTCGAGGCTGCGATCGTGGCCTTCGCGGCCGCGCTCGTGGCCGCGGCGGAGGTCGGCTTGCCCGCGGCGCCCTTCGCGCTCCTCTCGCAACGCGCGGCGATGATCGAGAGCGCGCTCGCCGCGAAGGCGTGA
- a CDS encoding PQQ-binding-like beta-propeller repeat protein, which translates to MTGLTLVARRPEIQPASTSSVDSPALRALFDLVLDRAPDATVLPERDATSLVIDLAYTVADLCACRRRRAAVRVSLGGEPWELGLERAGRDALVSLVQTSARPEVALHERRVDGDALCARVLGALDALAGRPSEQSAIASLAALDGDAPRSVLYGEAARIAAAREHLAASAPFGAGEGLAEPAVVAVEPTGDVPITIAADILMRTPAPSASAETAVQRADLFALLFRGKLRVIVAEHARELPDVFVFLFAEQLVEITIEALSAWALGRPYYRRLTVGGAVCAVRIQGEGHASLTIGMPRRGADERGHVWTFPAVDVGALVQSVVAFGRALARSVVRRDRAQAQNLRLSAFRTKVRELGERMRDLTRDDSKINDAPEGYRAFAASLLRPPQPPEDETLASSRLRYTPRWFAAIPSIDLRATFLCGDALVVGATRELSCIDRRTGELAWTRPVPRAASVMTPLGLARMEAEGALHLHDLQTGDVLWTTQLTPRAGASTSGVVVSTHGLPRMLVVSEGARHLAAIDLHGGEVRWRYASRRSGMFRLRRAGKLLVVASGESALVALDVLTGEVVWRFCDRRRFASHVTVDHDALFAVSGDGAFVDRGSARLHHIDPWSGAARWSIDLPAETRPLGAPLLAPDTVVIQTHGRRGTGLVGFDRATGAPRFDIVACASAASCLVVDGTVILNSEGGELVAIDAKDGATRYRHVFGGAEGDRPRRLEPMLRSGALFVPQSELFVVRPRDGKLLGRVPADLVPDLFRVDERCDVYVVEESGHIAAFSTGPRLRLV; encoded by the coding sequence ATGACCGGCCTCACTCTCGTTGCCCGACGCCCCGAGATCCAGCCTGCCTCGACCTCCTCGGTCGACAGCCCGGCGCTGCGCGCGCTCTTCGACCTCGTGCTCGATCGCGCGCCAGACGCCACCGTCCTTCCCGAGCGTGACGCGACCTCGCTCGTGATCGACCTCGCCTATACCGTAGCCGACCTCTGCGCGTGCCGCAGGCGCCGCGCCGCCGTGCGCGTGAGCCTCGGCGGTGAACCCTGGGAGCTCGGCCTCGAGCGCGCAGGGCGAGACGCGCTCGTCTCCCTCGTGCAAACGAGCGCGAGGCCCGAGGTGGCGCTCCACGAGCGGCGCGTCGACGGTGACGCCCTCTGCGCCCGCGTCCTCGGCGCGCTCGACGCCCTCGCGGGCCGCCCTTCGGAGCAGAGCGCCATCGCCTCGCTCGCCGCGCTCGACGGCGACGCGCCGAGGTCCGTGCTCTACGGAGAGGCCGCGCGTATCGCCGCGGCGCGCGAGCACCTCGCCGCGAGCGCGCCGTTCGGCGCAGGCGAAGGGCTCGCCGAGCCTGCCGTCGTCGCGGTCGAGCCCACGGGCGACGTGCCCATCACCATCGCCGCCGACATCCTCATGCGCACGCCCGCGCCCTCGGCGTCGGCGGAGACGGCCGTACAACGCGCCGACCTCTTCGCGCTCCTCTTCCGCGGCAAGCTGCGCGTCATCGTCGCCGAGCACGCGCGCGAGCTGCCCGACGTGTTCGTCTTCCTCTTCGCCGAGCAGCTCGTGGAGATCACGATCGAAGCGCTCTCGGCGTGGGCCCTCGGCCGGCCTTACTACCGTCGCCTCACCGTCGGCGGCGCCGTCTGCGCCGTGCGTATCCAGGGCGAGGGGCACGCCTCGCTCACGATCGGCATGCCGCGCCGCGGCGCCGACGAGCGCGGCCACGTGTGGACGTTCCCCGCCGTCGACGTGGGCGCGCTCGTGCAGAGCGTCGTCGCCTTCGGCCGCGCCCTCGCGCGGAGCGTCGTCCGCCGCGACCGCGCGCAGGCGCAGAACCTCCGCCTCTCCGCGTTCCGCACGAAGGTGCGCGAGCTCGGCGAGCGCATGCGCGACCTCACGCGTGACGACTCCAAGATCAACGACGCGCCCGAGGGCTACCGCGCCTTCGCCGCATCCCTGCTCCGGCCGCCGCAGCCGCCCGAGGACGAGACCCTCGCGTCGAGCCGCCTGCGCTACACCCCGCGCTGGTTCGCCGCGATCCCCTCGATCGATCTGCGCGCCACCTTCCTCTGCGGCGACGCGCTCGTCGTCGGCGCCACGCGCGAGCTCTCGTGTATCGATCGGCGCACGGGCGAGCTCGCGTGGACGCGGCCCGTGCCTCGCGCCGCGAGCGTGATGACGCCCCTCGGCCTCGCCCGCATGGAGGCCGAAGGCGCCCTCCACCTGCACGACCTGCAGACGGGCGACGTCCTCTGGACCACGCAGCTCACGCCACGCGCCGGCGCGAGCACCTCCGGCGTCGTCGTGAGCACGCACGGCCTGCCGCGTATGCTCGTCGTGAGCGAAGGCGCGCGCCACCTCGCCGCCATCGACCTGCACGGCGGCGAGGTGCGATGGCGCTACGCGTCGCGGCGCAGCGGCATGTTCCGGCTGCGGCGCGCCGGCAAGCTGCTCGTCGTCGCGTCGGGCGAGTCCGCCCTCGTCGCCCTCGACGTGCTCACGGGTGAGGTCGTCTGGCGCTTCTGCGATCGCCGCCGCTTCGCCTCGCACGTGACCGTCGACCACGACGCGCTCTTCGCCGTCAGCGGCGACGGCGCCTTCGTGGATCGCGGCAGCGCGCGCCTGCATCACATCGACCCCTGGTCCGGCGCGGCGCGCTGGAGCATCGATCTCCCCGCGGAGACGCGCCCCCTCGGCGCGCCCCTGCTCGCGCCGGACACCGTCGTCATCCAGACCCACGGCCGCCGCGGCACCGGCCTCGTCGGCTTCGATCGCGCCACCGGCGCCCCGCGCTTCGACATCGTCGCCTGCGCCTCGGCCGCCTCGTGCCTCGTCGTCGACGGCACCGTCATCCTCAACAGCGAAGGCGGCGAGCTCGTCGCCATCGACGCAAAGGACGGCGCGACGCGTTACCGTCACGTCTTCGGCGGCGCCGAAGGCGACCGGCCGCGACGGCTCGAACCCATGCTCCGCTCGGGTGCCCTCTTCGTCCCGCAGAGCGAGCTCTTCGTCGTTCGCCCCCGCGACGGAAAGCTCCTCGGCCGCGTCCCCGCCGACCTCGTGCCCGACCTCTTCCGCGTGGACGAGCGTTGCGATGTCTACGTCGTCGAGGAGAGCGGACACATCGCCGCGTTCTCCACCGGTCCGCGGCTCCGCCTGGTGTGA
- a CDS encoding ABC transporter substrate-binding protein gives MDSLFGGSGDVQKRNSFRRGILGVLALASGIVAATPSCSVIVDTSTKQCDEQTACPSGYTCDASNVCVASSGVTCAKTSDCANETDICRKDPGAQSGLCKPIRSPLCQVVEGDYRVDNAFVIGSIHPTTAPAPDDVIGISMENSIKLAINDLEKTANGLPNPAGQTGVREVVMVGCSDEGLEEKSVEAANHLIDNVGVQAIIGGAFSGIAIKTATEVTIPKGVLFISASGTSPSITQLADKPAGAPAGLVWRTVPSDNFQAEAIAKYVTQLENEIRAELALQASDKIKVAVLHKGDAYGTGLKDALQQNLVFNGVPAIDNGANYILSDYGNPDDVMGNPTKYGEATSAAITAGAHIVLLFGTGEAITEIFAPIEVGWNTAAYRPRYVFSDANFSGALADTVNAESNATARADWRRRTTGVVPGPQDDDPLYKSFRFSYSSIFGQGQGDPSIFGAASAYDAAYLLFYAAATVKNGVLSGQNLAVGMTKMSSAATEEAEIPAGSSALGKTLNALSDGTYESIDYSGAFGPLNFDSATGEPAANVQIFCLADDGTGKAAHQLSGEYYDADTKALAGTPAAACQ, from the coding sequence ATGGATTCCTTGTTTGGCGGGAGCGGTGACGTGCAGAAGCGGAACTCTTTTCGACGGGGCATCCTCGGCGTGCTCGCGCTCGCGTCCGGCATCGTCGCGGCCACGCCCTCCTGCTCCGTCATCGTCGACACGAGCACGAAGCAATGCGACGAGCAGACGGCGTGCCCGAGCGGCTACACGTGCGACGCGAGCAACGTCTGCGTGGCGAGCAGCGGCGTGACGTGCGCCAAGACGAGCGATTGCGCGAACGAGACCGACATCTGCCGCAAGGATCCCGGCGCGCAGAGCGGCCTCTGCAAGCCCATCCGTTCGCCGCTCTGCCAGGTCGTCGAGGGAGATTACCGCGTCGACAACGCCTTCGTGATCGGCTCGATCCACCCGACGACGGCGCCCGCGCCCGACGACGTGATCGGCATCTCGATGGAGAACAGCATCAAGCTGGCCATCAACGATCTCGAGAAGACCGCGAACGGCCTGCCGAACCCGGCCGGCCAGACGGGCGTCCGTGAAGTCGTGATGGTCGGCTGCAGCGACGAGGGCCTCGAGGAGAAGAGCGTCGAGGCGGCCAACCACCTCATCGACAACGTCGGCGTGCAAGCGATCATCGGCGGTGCCTTCAGCGGCATCGCCATCAAGACGGCCACGGAGGTGACCATCCCGAAGGGCGTGCTCTTCATCAGCGCCTCGGGCACGAGCCCCTCCATCACCCAGCTCGCCGACAAACCCGCCGGCGCCCCCGCGGGCCTCGTGTGGCGCACGGTCCCCTCGGACAACTTCCAGGCCGAGGCCATCGCGAAATACGTGACGCAGCTCGAAAACGAGATCCGCGCCGAGCTCGCCTTGCAGGCGAGCGACAAGATCAAGGTCGCGGTGCTCCACAAGGGCGACGCGTACGGGACCGGCCTCAAGGACGCGCTGCAGCAGAACCTCGTCTTCAACGGCGTGCCCGCGATCGACAACGGCGCCAATTACATCCTGTCCGATTACGGCAATCCGGACGACGTGATGGGCAACCCGACGAAATACGGGGAGGCCACGAGCGCCGCGATCACGGCCGGCGCGCACATCGTCCTGCTCTTCGGGACCGGCGAGGCGATCACCGAGATCTTCGCGCCGATCGAGGTCGGTTGGAACACGGCGGCCTATCGTCCCCGCTACGTCTTCTCCGACGCGAACTTCTCCGGCGCCCTTGCGGACACCGTCAACGCCGAGAGCAACGCGACGGCGCGCGCCGATTGGCGAAGGCGCACGACGGGCGTCGTCCCCGGGCCGCAGGACGACGATCCGCTCTACAAATCGTTCCGGTTCTCGTACAGCTCGATCTTCGGGCAAGGGCAGGGGGATCCCTCGATCTTCGGCGCGGCCAGCGCGTACGACGCGGCGTACCTGCTCTTTTACGCCGCGGCCACGGTGAAGAACGGGGTGCTCTCCGGGCAGAACCTCGCCGTCGGCATGACCAAGATGTCGTCCGCGGCTACCGAGGAGGCCGAAATCCCCGCGGGTTCGAGTGCGCTCGGCAAGACCCTGAACGCGCTCAGCGACGGGACGTACGAGTCGATCGACTACAGCGGCGCCTTCGGCCCGCTGAACTTCGATTCGGCGACGGGTGAGCCCGCCGCGAACGTGCAGATCTTCTGCCTCGCGGACGACGGCACCGGGAAGGCCGCGCATCAGCTCTCGGGCGAGTACTACGACGCCGACACGAAGGCGCTCGCGGGCACGCCGGCCGCCGCCTGTCAGTGA
- a CDS encoding septal ring lytic transglycosylase RlpA family protein codes for MLARRLFSGIALATLLGLAGCGGGAEATGRGAVTPEAAPAGKPADKPADKPADKPATTGREERGGASYYADKFKGRPTASGELYEPTLMTAAHKTLPFGTVVLVERVSDGRWIEVRINDRGPHVRGRIVDLSRRAAEALGIVRAGVADVVLRIVSMPPPKPKKKKKSAKKRR; via the coding sequence ATGCTGGCTCGACGACTCTTTTCAGGGATCGCCCTCGCGACGTTGCTCGGCCTCGCGGGTTGTGGTGGCGGCGCAGAGGCGACGGGGCGAGGGGCGGTCACGCCGGAAGCGGCGCCCGCGGGCAAGCCCGCGGACAAGCCCGCGGACAAGCCCGCGGACAAGCCCGCGACGACGGGTCGCGAGGAGCGCGGCGGGGCGAGTTATTACGCGGACAAGTTCAAGGGTCGGCCCACGGCGAGTGGTGAGCTCTACGAGCCGACGTTGATGACGGCCGCGCACAAGACGCTCCCGTTCGGGACCGTGGTGCTGGTCGAGCGGGTGAGCGACGGTCGTTGGATCGAGGTGCGGATCAACGATCGGGGCCCGCACGTGCGAGGGCGGATCGTCGATCTGTCGCGGCGCGCGGCCGAGGCGCTGGGCATCGTGCGGGCGGGCGTCGCCGACGTCGTGCTGCGTATCGTGTCGATGCCGCCGCCGAAGCCAAAAAAGAAGAAGAAGTCGGCGAAGAAACGTCGGTGA